In a genomic window of Colius striatus isolate bColStr4 chromosome 2, bColStr4.1.hap1, whole genome shotgun sequence:
- the TLR5 gene encoding toll-like receptor 5 has product MLRRQLVLVFGISLAGDICASRKCYSEAQVSFYYFCNLTDIPPVPKDTVKLLLTFNYIRQVTATSFPLLEHLLLLEIGTQHVYPVTIAKGAFRNLPNLRVLDLGFNKILELDLDAFVGLPRLTVLHLFHNYLGDSILEERYFQDLRSLEELDLSGNEITKLHPHPLFYNLTVLKTVNLKYNKISNLCASNLTSFQGKQFLFFSLSSNYLYKTDEAAWAKCSNPFRNITFSSLDLSENGWSTEKVQYFSTAIKGTQIDSLTFSSHTMGSGFGFNNLKNPDKDTFAGLGRSSLRFLDISKGYIFSLNSLIFQSLGNLELLNLFKNKINQIQRQAFFGLGNLKVLNLSRNLLGELYDYTFKGLHNVMYIDLQQNHIGMISENSFSYLVSLKTIDLRDNAIKKLPSFLHLTSVFLGDNKIMTVDDTKIAATHLDLERNWLSNLGDLYVLFRVPAVQYIFLKQNRFSYCAKSDDVIENSQLIYMDLGENMLQLVWERDLCLDVFRPLSKLQVLHLNNNYLSDLPREIFRGLTSLKRLNLASNLLSHLSLGLFPQSLTNLNLSGNQLLSPEPEVFMTLSILDITHNKYVCDCPLKSLLVWLNETNVTLAGSPSDRYCVYPPALAGVPLASLTYDGCDEDELQETLRFSVFIFTSVTLLVFLIAVIIFTRCRGICFVWYKTITRKITGGHSQAADKGEYRYDAYLCYSKHDFEWVQNSLLKRLDSQYVDKNRFTLCFEERDFLPGEEHINNIRDAIWNSRKTICVVTRQFLKDGWCVEAFNFAQSRYFCDLKDVLVVVVVGSLSQYQLMKHKPIRSFLQRSRYLRWPEDDQDVDWFLNNLSCEILKEKKVQRKAGGIELQTVATLTR; this is encoded by the coding sequence ATGTTACGCCGTCAGCTAGTACTTGTCTTTGGAATATCACTAGCTGGTGATATATGTGCATCTAGGAAATGCTACTCGGAAGCCCAAGTGTCCTTCTATTATTTCTGCAACCTCACAGACATTCCGCCTGTGCCAAAGGATACGGTGAAGCTTTTGCTAACTTTCAACTATATCAGACAAGTGACTGCAACTTCATTTCCACTGCTGGAGCACTTGCTGCTGTTGGAAATCGGAACGCAACACGTCTATCCTGTCACCATAGCAAAAGGAGCTTTCAGGAACCTGCCAAACCTCCGTGTCTTAGACTTGGGATTCAATAAGATCCTTGAACTGGACCTTGATGCTTTTGTGGGCTTGCCAAGGCTGACTGTGCTCCATCTGTTTCACAACTACCTTGGAGATTCCATCCTGGAAGAACGTTACTTCCAAGACTTGAGGTCGTTAGAAGAACTGGATCTTTCAGGGAACGAAATCACGAAACTCCACCCTCATCCCTTATTTTATAATCTAACAGTCTTGAAAACTGTGAACCTGAAGTACAACAAGATATCCAACTTGTGTGCAAGCAATCTTACCAGCTTCCAAGGAAAACAGTTCTTATTTTTTAGCCTCAGTTCTAATTATTTGTACAAGACAGATGAAGCGGCCTGGGCCAAAtgctcaaatcctttcagaaacATTACGTTTAGTTCACTAGACCTTAGTGAAAATGGCTGGAGCACAGAGAAAGTCCAGTATTTCTCTACTGCCATTAAAGGGACTCAAATCGATTCTTTAACATTCAGCTCTCATACAATGGGTTCGGGATTTGGCTTTAATAACTTAAAAAATCCAGATAAAGATACATTTGCAGGGCTAGGAAGAAGTAGTCTTCGTTTCCTTGATATTTCAAAGGGTTACATATTCTCTCTTAATTCTCTAATCTTTCAGAGCCTCGGTAATCTGGAATTGCTGAACCTTTTCAAAAACAAGATAAATCAAATCCAAAGGCAAGCATTTTTTGGCTTGGGCAACCTAAAAGTTCTCAATCTCTCAAGGAATCTTTTAGGGGAGTTGTACGATTATACTTTTAAGGGTCTACACAATGTAATGTATATTGATTTACAGCAAAATCATATTGGGATGATCAGTGAAAACTCATTCAGTTACTTAGTAAGTCTGAAAACAATCGATCTCCGAGACAATGCCATTAAAAAGCTCCCTTCCTTTCTGCATCTGACCTCTGTTTTTTTAGGCGACAATAAGATAATGACTGTAGATGACACAAAAATAGCAGCCACACACCTTGACTTAGAAAGGAATTGGTTGTCGAACCTGGGTGACCTGTATGTTCTTTTCCGAGTTCCAGCTGTGCAgtatatctttttaaaacaaaatcgcTTCTCTTACTGTGCGAAAAGTGATGATGTTATAGAAAACAGTCAGTTAATTTATATGGATCTGGGTGAAAATATGCTACAGCTTGTGTGGGAGAGAGATTTATGTTTGGATGTGTTCAGGCCACTGTCCAAACTTCAGGTTCTACATCTGAATAACAACTACCTTAGTGATCTTCCACGGGAGATTTTTAGAGGTCTAACATCTCTAAAAAGACTTAATCTGGCTTCCAACCTATTGTCCCATCTTTCTCTTGGGCTTTTTCCACAAAGCCTAACAAACCTAAACTTATCTGGAAACCAGCTTTTGTCCCCTGAGCCTGAAGTCTTTATGACTTTGAGTATTCTGGATATAACACACAACAAGTATGTCTGTGACTGTCCTTTAAAGAGTCTGCTGGTGTGGCTAAATGAGACCAACGTAACCCTGGCTGGCTCACCATCTGACAGGTACTGCGTATACCCACCTGCGTTGGCAGGGGTACCGCTGGCGTCTCTGACGTATGATGGTTGCGATGAGGATGAACTCCAGGAGACACTCAGGTTCTCAGTATTCATCTTCACCTCTGTCACTCTTCTAGTGTTTCTGATAGCAGTCATCATATTTACTCGCTGTCGGGGGATTTGTTTTGTCTGGTATAAAACCATCACCAGAAAAATAACAGGTGGTCATTCACAAGCAGCAGATAAAGGTGAATACAGATATGATGCATATCTGTGCTACAGCAAACATGACTTTGAATGGGTCCAGAATTCGTTGTTAAAGCGCCTGGATTCACAATATGTTGATAAAAACAGATTCACCTTGTGCTTTGAGGAAAGAGATTTCTTGCCTGGGGAGGAACATATCAACAATATTCGTGATGCCATTTGGAACAGCAGGAAAACAATTTGTGTTGTGACCAGGCAGTTTCTCAAAGATGGGTGGTGTGTGGAAGCCTTTAATTTTGCCCAGAGCAGGTACTTCTGTGACCTGAAAGATGTACTCGTTGTGGTCGTGGTTGGGTCACTTTCTCAGTATCAGCTGATGAAGCACAAACCGATTCGGAGCTTTTTGCAAAGGAGTCGATATTTGCGGTGGCCTGAAGATGATCAAGACGTGGACTGGTTTTTAAATAACCTTTCTTGTGaaattctgaaggaaaaaaaagtgcaaaggaaagcaggtggcATAGAGCTGCAGACTGTGGCAACGCTCACGCGCTGA